The Desulfobacterales bacterium DNA segment CAGGTCATGTTCAAAGATGTCAAAGATGTCACCAATCTGGCCAATCGACTTTCATTGCTGGAATCTAAAGTCAAACACTATGAAGAGGAACTGATCAATCTGAGATCCACCCGCTATACCTTTGACAGCATTGTGGGCAGCAGCCGGGTCATCCGCGAGTTGAAGAAGGAAGCCCTGAAAGCGTCGGTCAATCAATTTCCGGTGTTGATTACCGGTGACAGCGGTACCGGCAAGGAGCTTTTCGCCCAGGCCATCCATCACGCCAGCCCGCGTAAACTATACCCTTTTGTGCGGATCAACTGCTCGGCCATACCCAAAGATCTGCTGGAATCCGAGTTGTTCGGCTATGAAAAAGGTGCTTTTACCGGTGCCAAATCCGAGGGCAAACCTGGTAAATTTGAGATCGCCAACCAGGGTACAGTTTTTTTAGATGAAATCGGAGACCTGCCGCTGGTGATGCAGCCAAAGCTTTTACGGGTGGTAGAAGAAAAGGAGTTTGAACGCGTCGGGGGCACGAAGATCATCCGCTCAGACTTTCGCGTCATCGCGGCCACCAACCAAGACCTTGAAGACATGCTTGCCGATGAGCGCTTTCGAAAGGATCTGTTCTACCGGCTAAATGTCATACCTTTGCATATCCCGCCGCTGCGGGAGCGCAAAAGCGATATCGTGCCGCTGGCCCAGCACTTTTTAAAGCAAATGGCCAAAGAGGCGAATCTTTCAGAAATTTCACTGGACAATGATGCTGCCGCAGCATTGAAAAAATACACCTGGCCCGGAAATGTCCGTGAATTGTTAAACG contains these protein-coding regions:
- a CDS encoding sigma 54-interacting transcriptional regulator, coding for MKTGSKISRASKNGIPLELQADPDGSVVLKDQLEAYQLVFESIYNGVMVTDAEGIITHFNKPYGQFLGLDPANQIGKHCTEVVENTRMHIVAKTGKAEINQTQRIKGQSMVVQRIPIKKDGQVIAVFGQVMFKDVKDVTNLANRLSLLESKVKHYEEELINLRSTRYTFDSIVGSSRVIRELKKEALKASVNQFPVLITGDSGTGKELFAQAIHHASPRKLYPFVRINCSAIPKDLLESELFGYEKGAFTGAKSEGKPGKFEIANQGTVFLDEIGDLPLVMQPKLLRVVEEKEFERVGGTKIIRSDFRVIAATNQDLEDMLADERFRKDLFYRLNVIPLHIPPLRERKSDIVPLAQHFLKQMAKEANLSEISLDNDAAAALKKYTWPGNVRELLNVLERALSSIEGDIIHLGDLPFYVSRMQKKLPEQNQSTMDIKGVQARAERDAIQYALKETRHNKAQAAKLLGIHRTLLYKKMKKYNIALKPE